From one Leifsonia soli genomic stretch:
- a CDS encoding ROK family protein, with protein sequence MSGLPVVLAVDLGGTAMKGAVVREDGATMTESTLATPSDGILAALVELLGDLRRTAADDGHDVVGAGVATPGMLDEQRGLVYYASNLGWRDVPLLDILRSELHLPVAVGHDVRAAGLAERSSGAARGFGDFALVPIGTGVAAALVSSGGAVTGATGAAGEFGHIPVIPGGEPCTCGQRGCLEVYMSGAGVARRYRAAGGEALSTRRIVERLGDDPLADRVWSEALDVLAQGLNILTLLLDPGLIVLGGGVSHAGDALFAPLGERMSAGLAWRERPPVVRSALGGDAGRAGAALLAFDAART encoded by the coding sequence ATGAGCGGCCTCCCGGTCGTCCTGGCCGTCGACCTGGGCGGGACCGCGATGAAGGGCGCCGTCGTCCGTGAAGACGGCGCGACCATGACCGAGTCGACCCTCGCGACGCCGTCCGACGGCATCCTCGCCGCGCTCGTCGAGCTGCTCGGCGACCTGCGCCGCACGGCCGCGGACGACGGCCACGATGTCGTCGGCGCGGGCGTCGCCACCCCCGGGATGCTCGACGAGCAGCGCGGCCTGGTGTACTACGCGTCCAACCTCGGCTGGCGCGACGTGCCCCTCCTCGACATCCTGCGCTCGGAGCTGCACCTGCCGGTCGCGGTCGGACACGACGTGCGCGCCGCCGGGCTGGCGGAGCGCAGCAGCGGCGCCGCCCGCGGCTTCGGCGACTTCGCCCTCGTCCCGATCGGCACCGGGGTCGCCGCCGCGCTCGTCTCGTCCGGCGGTGCCGTCACCGGTGCGACCGGAGCGGCAGGCGAGTTCGGCCACATCCCGGTCATCCCGGGCGGCGAGCCGTGCACCTGCGGCCAGCGGGGCTGCCTCGAGGTCTACATGTCCGGCGCCGGGGTCGCCCGGCGCTACCGGGCGGCAGGCGGGGAGGCGCTCAGCACCCGCCGCATCGTCGAGCGGCTCGGGGACGACCCGCTCGCCGACCGCGTGTGGTCGGAAGCGTTGGACGTGCTCGCGCAGGGGCTCAACATCCTGACCCTGCTGCTCGACCCCGGGCTGATCGTGCTCGGCGGCGGAGTCTCGCACGCGGGCGACGCGCTGTTCGCGCCGCTGGGCGAGCGGATGTCCGCCGGACTGGCCTGGCGGGAGCGTCCGCCGGTCGTCCGCAGCGCCCTCGGCGGAGACGCCGGCCGCGCGGGCGCTGCACTGCTCGCGTTCGACGCCGCCCGCACCTGA
- a CDS encoding amino acid ABC transporter permease has protein sequence MNPLIDNLGPLAQALGTTLLMAVVAGVGSIVLGVLVTIARVSPIPVLRAAAFLYVQFFINVPLLALLLLAVFALPDAGILLPLTPTAIIVLTVYEAAYVAEAVRSGVNTVPVGQVEASRALGLTLWQSLRFVVIPQALRAVVQPIGNVMIALAMNTALAAAVGVVELTAEVNKVNLVAAQPILIFSSAGLLYMAIALAIGLAAGWVERKVAIAR, from the coding sequence ATGAACCCCCTGATCGACAACCTCGGGCCGCTGGCCCAGGCACTCGGCACCACGCTGCTGATGGCCGTGGTGGCCGGCGTCGGCTCCATCGTGCTCGGCGTGCTGGTCACGATCGCCCGCGTCAGCCCCATCCCCGTGCTGCGCGCCGCCGCGTTCCTGTACGTGCAGTTCTTCATCAACGTCCCTCTGCTGGCGCTGCTGCTCCTCGCGGTGTTCGCCCTCCCGGACGCCGGCATCCTGCTGCCCCTGACGCCGACCGCGATCATCGTGCTCACCGTCTACGAGGCCGCCTACGTCGCCGAGGCCGTGCGGTCGGGCGTCAACACCGTTCCCGTCGGCCAGGTCGAAGCCTCCCGGGCGCTGGGCCTCACCCTCTGGCAGTCGCTGCGCTTCGTGGTGATCCCCCAGGCGCTGCGGGCCGTCGTGCAGCCGATCGGCAACGTCATGATCGCGCTCGCCATGAACACGGCCCTGGCCGCGGCCGTCGGCGTCGTGGAGCTCACCGCCGAGGTCAACAAGGTGAATCTCGTCGCGGCCCAGCCCATCCTGATCTTCTCCAGCGCCGGACTCCTCTACATGGCCATCGCCCTCGCCATCGGCCTCGCCGCCGGCTGGGTCGAGCGGAAGGTGGCGATCGCCCGATGA
- a CDS encoding MarR family winged helix-turn-helix transcriptional regulator, with protein sequence MPVTDEMVCFSLYAATRATTQAYRTLLEPWGLTYPQYLVLITLWVEGEQTVGTLGDHLQLDSGTLSPLLRRMEQSGLVRRERRPGDERVVTVTLGDRGRALRSELAHIPARIAAGTGLPDQQAAGALIDTLHRLTETMHAAAQPPVPADNRTPSERH encoded by the coding sequence ATGCCGGTGACCGATGAGATGGTGTGCTTCTCGCTCTACGCCGCCACGCGTGCCACAACGCAGGCGTACCGTACGCTCCTCGAGCCGTGGGGGCTCACCTACCCGCAGTACCTCGTCCTCATCACCCTCTGGGTCGAGGGCGAGCAGACGGTCGGGACGCTCGGCGACCACCTGCAGCTCGACTCCGGGACGCTGTCCCCGCTGCTGCGGCGGATGGAGCAGTCCGGCCTCGTCCGGCGTGAGCGCCGCCCCGGCGACGAGCGGGTGGTGACGGTCACGCTCGGCGACCGCGGCCGAGCGCTGCGCTCCGAGCTCGCCCACATCCCCGCCCGGATCGCGGCAGGCACCGGCCTCCCGGACCAGCAGGCGGCCGGCGCCCTCATCGACACCCTCCACCGGCTCACGGAGACCATGCACGCTGCGGCGCAGCCGCCGGTCCCCGCGGACAACAGAACACCCTCCGAAAGGCACTGA
- a CDS encoding asparaginase: MSDAPTVSVRTASAELAELAVVRRSGLIESRHFGSLVALDPAGRPLIELGDPDAVVLPRSTVKPLQALGCLTAGAPLAGPELAIAAGSHTGEDEHVRLVQELLARAGVDDAALGCPVDRPEDEATFERMLRDGDGRSRVRMNCSGKHAAMLLAAATNGWPTDGYLDPEHPLQQHIRVTMAELTGVPVGHDAIDGCGAPLFGTSVRGIARAFGRLVQAAPGTPERAVADAMRDHPYYVGGSGHQNTTLMETVPGALAKGGAEGVIGVAAADGTAVAMKIVDGSPRATTLIALRVLEALGTPIADARALTDLPVLGGGAPVGAIELGADLTSALERLA; the protein is encoded by the coding sequence ATGTCTGACGCCCCCACCGTCTCCGTCCGCACCGCCTCCGCCGAGCTGGCCGAGCTCGCCGTCGTCCGGCGTTCCGGGCTCATCGAGAGCCGGCACTTCGGGAGCCTGGTGGCCCTCGACCCGGCCGGCCGGCCCCTCATCGAGCTGGGCGACCCGGATGCCGTCGTGCTGCCCCGGAGCACGGTGAAGCCGCTGCAGGCGCTCGGCTGCCTGACCGCCGGCGCTCCGCTCGCCGGCCCGGAGCTGGCCATCGCCGCGGGCAGCCACACCGGCGAGGACGAGCACGTCCGGCTGGTCCAGGAGCTGCTGGCCCGCGCCGGCGTGGACGACGCGGCGCTCGGCTGCCCGGTCGACCGACCGGAGGACGAGGCGACCTTCGAGCGGATGCTGCGCGACGGCGATGGGCGCTCGCGCGTGCGGATGAACTGCTCCGGCAAGCACGCCGCGATGCTGCTCGCCGCGGCGACGAACGGTTGGCCGACCGACGGCTACCTCGACCCGGAGCACCCGCTCCAGCAGCACATCCGCGTCACGATGGCCGAACTGACCGGTGTGCCGGTGGGGCACGACGCGATCGACGGCTGCGGCGCGCCCCTCTTCGGCACGAGCGTCCGCGGGATCGCGCGCGCGTTCGGCCGCCTGGTGCAGGCCGCGCCGGGCACGCCCGAGCGGGCCGTCGCGGACGCGATGCGGGATCACCCCTACTACGTCGGCGGTTCCGGCCACCAGAACACGACGCTCATGGAGACCGTCCCGGGCGCGCTCGCCAAGGGCGGCGCCGAGGGCGTGATCGGCGTCGCGGCCGCGGACGGAACGGCCGTCGCCATGAAGATCGTGGACGGCAGCCCGCGCGCGACGACGCTCATCGCGCTCCGTGTGCTCGAGGCCCTCGGGACCCCGATCGCGGACGCGCGCGCCCTGACGGACCTCCCCGTCCTCGGCGGCGGCGCGCCGGTCGGCGCGATCGAGCTCGGCGCGGACCTGACGTCCGCGCTGGAGCGCCTCGCGTGA
- a CDS encoding copper homeostasis protein CutC produces MTVVEICLDDLAGVRVAEEAGADRIELCAALGEGGITPSIGTVAGALRAATRIGIQVLIRQRPCDFVYDDDELQAMVDDIHSIRALPNPSGVVVGFVIGALRSDGRVNVDATRRLVAACGDAPVTFHKAFDQVADRREALLQLADLGVARVLTSAGAATALDGADGLAELVDLAGDRVTILAGGGVRPANVVEVVRRTGVGEVHLRAPHTVATAGAGAPTAYDPGERDVTSGEVVRAVVDAVREATSEQSA; encoded by the coding sequence GTGACCGTCGTCGAGATCTGCCTCGACGACCTCGCCGGCGTGCGCGTGGCGGAGGAGGCCGGCGCCGACCGGATCGAACTGTGCGCGGCTCTGGGCGAAGGCGGGATCACGCCGTCCATCGGCACCGTCGCCGGGGCGCTCCGCGCGGCGACGCGGATCGGCATCCAGGTGCTCATCCGTCAGCGGCCGTGCGACTTCGTGTACGACGACGACGAGCTGCAGGCGATGGTGGACGACATCCACTCGATCCGTGCGCTGCCGAATCCATCGGGGGTCGTGGTCGGCTTCGTGATCGGAGCGCTGCGCAGCGACGGCCGGGTGAACGTGGATGCGACCAGGCGCCTGGTCGCCGCGTGCGGCGATGCACCGGTGACCTTCCACAAGGCGTTCGACCAGGTCGCCGACCGGCGGGAAGCCCTCCTGCAGCTCGCCGACCTCGGTGTGGCACGGGTGCTGACGTCCGCTGGAGCTGCCACGGCGCTCGACGGCGCGGACGGGCTCGCGGAGCTCGTCGACCTCGCCGGCGACCGCGTGACGATCCTGGCCGGCGGCGGCGTCCGGCCGGCCAACGTGGTGGAGGTCGTGCGGCGGACCGGCGTCGGCGAGGTCCACCTGCGCGCCCCGCACACGGTGGCGACCGCCGGGGCCGGTGCTCCGACGGCGTACGACCCGGGCGAGCGCGATGTCACGTCGGGCGAGGTGGTCCGGGCGGTCGTCGACGCGGTCCGCGAGGCGACCAGCGAGCAGTCCGCATGA
- a CDS encoding amino acid ABC transporter permease has translation MTAQLIPDRPAPARTRRPKRRHDAAFIYDVPGPRGRRNILVGSIVSVAVFAVIVGLGLWQFAAHGQLAPERWAPFTEWAIWQYLLVGLLGTLEAAAIVAVLGAALGILLALGRVSQVRWVRFVCGLYIEIARTVPVLLVIYLMLFGLPQIGVNLPTLWKLVVPLTIANAAVFAEIIRAGILSLPRGQREAALSLGMRPVQAMTYVVLPQAVRNVTPSLVTQFVSLLKDTSLGYIVAFTELLYRGQVLASYLHLLIPTYVAVTVIYLIVNGSLSAFASRLQRGSRRRSSPPPVLPTLPAVVAVEHIDDGTDSSKADHV, from the coding sequence ATGACCGCACAGCTCATCCCCGACCGGCCGGCTCCCGCCCGCACCCGCCGTCCGAAGCGCCGCCACGATGCCGCCTTCATCTACGACGTGCCCGGCCCGCGCGGCCGCCGGAACATCCTCGTCGGGTCGATCGTCAGCGTCGCGGTCTTCGCCGTCATCGTCGGCCTGGGCCTCTGGCAGTTCGCCGCGCACGGCCAGCTCGCCCCGGAGCGGTGGGCGCCGTTCACCGAGTGGGCCATCTGGCAGTACCTGCTGGTCGGACTGCTCGGGACGCTGGAGGCGGCGGCGATCGTCGCCGTCCTGGGTGCTGCGCTCGGCATCCTGCTGGCCCTCGGCCGGGTCAGCCAGGTGCGCTGGGTGCGCTTCGTGTGCGGCCTCTACATCGAGATCGCCCGCACCGTCCCGGTGCTGCTGGTCATCTACCTCATGCTGTTCGGGCTTCCGCAGATCGGCGTCAACCTCCCGACGCTGTGGAAGCTGGTCGTTCCGCTCACCATCGCGAACGCCGCGGTCTTCGCCGAGATCATCCGCGCCGGCATCCTCAGCCTGCCGCGCGGGCAGCGCGAGGCGGCCCTCAGCCTCGGGATGCGCCCGGTGCAGGCGATGACGTACGTCGTGCTCCCCCAGGCGGTGCGCAATGTCACGCCGTCGCTGGTGACGCAGTTCGTCAGCCTCCTCAAGGACACCTCCCTCGGCTACATCGTCGCCTTCACCGAGCTGCTGTACCGCGGCCAGGTGCTCGCCTCCTATCTGCACCTCCTCATCCCCACCTATGTGGCGGTGACGGTGATCTACCTGATCGTCAACGGCAGCCTCTCGGCGTTCGCGTCGCGGCTGCAGCGCGGATCCCGGCGCCGCTCGTCGCCGCCGCCGGTCCTTCCCACGCTTCCCGCCGTCGTCGCCGTCGAGCACATCGACGACGGCACCGATTCCTCGAAAGCCGACCATGTCTGA